One segment of Theobroma cacao cultivar B97-61/B2 chromosome 9, Criollo_cocoa_genome_V2, whole genome shotgun sequence DNA contains the following:
- the LOC18589447 gene encoding uncharacterized protein LOC18589447, protein MCLVFLCDQQERELGRQQAPGCCPHCGGKVVAADVESRWRFCFLPICFKIKRKYSCTLCSRRLVLYY, encoded by the coding sequence ATGTGTTTGGTATTTTTGTGTGATCAACAAGAGAGAGAGTTGGGAAGACAGCAAGCGCCTGGGTGTTGTCCGCACTGTGGGGGCAAGGTGGTAGCTGCTGATGTTGAGAGTCGGTGGAGGTTCTGTTTCTTACCCATTTGCTTCaagattaagagaaaataTTCCTGCACCTTATGTTCTAGGCGTTTGGTCTTGTATTACTAG